The window TAATACTGATAGTTTTATGGTTTCATAtgttgtatgaaaatgaaaacacgCAGCACTAAAATGCATTGAGCAGATCATGTGGGTTTTCTTTATGTCATTGTATTTATTTAGGTCTTTCCTTTTGCACGcttctatccatttttttcttagttttttggtctttggaaatgaatgaaagcttatatatttcttcttgtttttccatcTGAATACACAGGTAGCTACAGCACACGACACCATgccaaaaaaatgtggaaaaaaacaccaaacaagTGCGATAAAACGTCGTGCCAAGGAAGTTGCCGTAGTGCTGCAACAAGGGGGCGGGGCTTAAGGCTTGATGAAGGGCCGGAGCCCCGGCCGGAGCATAATCGTGACGCCAGCCAATCACCGTCCACGATGGGTTCTCATTaacatttctatttctattttttattcaatAACAATTGCTTAATacgataaataacaaaaaatcgccatcttattttattttattttaatagtTTATAACATTAAAAGCATCCAAGAgctcctaataaaaaagctcatttcgaattttggttcttcacgttctatgcgAGTGACattacctcttctttaccttccttggaCCAATCAGCGAGCTTTTTGTTCCCAACCCGCAGGCATTTCAAATCAGTCTCAGTCTAGCGAGGGAGGAGGTTGGGTGTCGTCACTGTCGTGTCGCAGTTCATGGAAAGTGTTTAACAATTAAGTTGTCTTAGCATGCAGATATCCTCAttcttagtatatatatatatatatatatatatatatatatatatatatatatatatatatatatatatatatatataatattataggCGATGGCAAAGCAGACGGGTCCCAAGAGCGGCGGAGCTGCCGCCCCGCTAACTCCGTTCCCCCCTCGGCGGCTgttctccccctccctgcccgcGCCTCTACCCCGCACGAATGAACTGTCTAAGActcgtttttgtatatttttgatgATTTTTCGATATTTCTttagaaagtgagggaaaaacaGTGAAAGAGCTGGTAAAAGATggcgatgctctctctctctctctctctctctctctctctctctctctctctctctctctctgtgtgtgtctgtctgtctgtccctgtctgtctgtctggtattATTTCGTTTTTTTGCCGTGAACGGACTGTGCAGGtgaaatgttaggttaggtataatTTCCCCCGATCAAGTCCGTCAAAGCAGCTGTTGCGAAAatttaccctttctctctctctctctctctctctctctctctctctctctctctctctcgtgcgggGTAGAGGCCcgggcagggagggggagaacAGCCGCCTAGGGGGAAACGGAGTTAGAGGGGCGGCAGCTCCTCCGCTCTTGGGACCCGTCTGCTTTGCCATCGCCGTAAAACGGTAAAATATtcaagtttgcagatgatactaaGATAGCTAGAACAGTACAGGGTGTACAGGATAATTCTAGTTTACAACGAGACTTGAATAGATTAATAGGATGGGCAGATAAGTGGCAGATGAAGTTTAATTCCAATAAGTGTAAGGTTATgcatttatgttatgttatgttaaaaTAATTTCCGATTTCAATGATACGTGCTAAGGAGGTAAACAAATGCTGTCATTGATATAATTCTGGTCATTTTGAGGCTTTAACATTACCATGCTAGGTTATCTGCATTTTTACCATGATAGAATACGCAGTGAAAATCAGTTACGTAATTTAGTTCTAACTAAGGTTATATTAAACATATTTTGTTTTCAGAACATTAGGTCAAGATATAACCTGGGTCCACCCCTATTGTTTCAATTTGTTTGTTTACATAATGAAGATGAAACAGACAGTGGcttgaggggggcaaagccccgaGATTAGTTTTGTTATGTGAGGTTAACTTAGGTTAGATTAATTTGAAGTTTAATAAAGCTGGTTTTCAGGGGGTTTAAAGTAGTTCTGCCGTGGTAGGCAGACCCAGGCTGCATCTTGTCCGAACATTATTTTAAACATTGTTTACCAAACAGTTGTAATGACCTCCTACAGGTATGATCCCAGGAGCATTGTGACCCTATGGGTAGATGTAAGGAATCTTCAGAAAATTATCAGCAATGTCTATTACTTCATACTTCAAGtctgataagaaagaaaaagaaccagaGAAAAACAAGACTGGTAGAGATGGATCACCAGGATCAGGACCAAATAAAGTCAAAATTCCTTCAGATTTAGGGGAGGCTGATCATGAGCCAGTACAGCCTAAGATTGCTTCTTTTAATCCAAAGCAATATGGTAATAGTAAGAGAGATTTCTCTGCATCCTGGTATAATGGACGCACATGGCTTGAGTATTCAGTAGAAAAGGGGGCAGCATTTTGTTTTCCCTGTAGACATTTTAAAATTTCTTCTAAAGACTGTACATATACTAAAGAAGGTTACTCAAACTGGCGCCATGCGTTAGACAAGCACAAAGGTTTCAAAAAACACGAAATTTCTCACAGTCATGTAGAAGCAATGGTTATAAGGCAGGAGAGAAAAATGCGCATAGAGAAGAACCAGAGTGTCAGTACTATGGTAAATGAAAAACAACTGGAAAAGAACAGGTACTACATTAAATCTGTGGTGGAGGTAATTCAGTTTTTATGTGTGAATGAGTAACATGGGGTAATGTTGACTGATTTTCAAGAAAACTCAATAATATCAACCAAATAAAATTGCTTTTATTGAAATGTTACATATGTTAAATTTGTATCTCCATTAGTACTATTTGTACCCACAATGCTAAttgaaaacaaaaatatttagTATAGGATGTACCAAAATATATGGGTGGTCAACTTTACCCACACAATTGGGGTAATCATGACCAAGGATCAAAATTGCTAGGGTAAAGGTGACCACCTACTTGAAATGCCTGTATACCCCTCTAATGACTTTGGAGGTGTAATCCTGACCACTTTTTAGATAATGTAGAGTAAACCTGACCATTGGTCATTCATAGACAATCAAAAAaatgggtttttttttcctttttaacacGAACTTAAACAATATTTCTTGAACATAAAAAGATTATTTTTCACATTAACTGTAGGCCTTGTAGGCCTATAATTTTAAAGTGTACTGCTAAGCATTATTTTAAAGCATTCTCTTTTTCTATGGATCCAACTTAAATATCCAGTGATTCTGCAAAGACATATTGATCCCTTTGATTTAGTGTTGGCTGTTGCACCTTCACTTTAATATCTCTCAGAAAAATGTCATCTATATCTTTATGATTTGGAATGAATTTTGTCCTATCACTACCAGGAACTGGTTTATAATACATGATTTGAAACTTCTTCTCTGAGCCATCTTCAGGCAATACTGTAGACATTACCTGAGCTAAGAAGACCTTACAACCACCTCGATTTTTTGGCACATTAACCAACACAAAATCAGAAACTGTAAGGTCCTTGTTGCTTTTTTGAACTACTGATGAGACTGAGATGTAACTTGATGTTCCACTTGTGCCACTTGTACTGGGTCTTGGTTCATTTAGGTCCTCTTGGGCTGGGTTCTCTGCATGGCGCTGCTTCTTATGGCGGAAGGTGACATCAGCTAATGATGAGGAGGGGATGACTTGACCAGGCTTAATCTTTGGTCCTCTCCGCTGTGTTTTCTGTTCAGCAGGGTTTTTTTTCTTGGGGAACCTAGCCTCTTTCAGGAACTCTGTCAACGATGTATCCATGGCTTCAGTTTCTTCCTCTGGTGACATTTCTTGGCCTACCTTACGTTTCTTGCCAGTCAGCCGTTTCAGTAGTGGATCAATACTAAGTGGGTTGATACCTGTGGCTCTGAATCCACTCTTGATAGAGGAGTGTACATTGTCATTGATGATAGGGTGAAGAAGTAGCTGCTTCAAAAGGCCTGGGAATAAGATTTTGTTGGTGCAGCTGCTAGTTGGATGATCTATCTTGAATTTGGTGACAACATCAGACCATGCCTGTTTCAGAGGGCGGAAGACTGCTACATCTAGCGGCTGGGCCAAGTGTGTGGCATTTGGTGGCAGGCAAATAAACTTGATATTATGTTGCTCACAAAGGGCCAGCACCTCGTACGAGAAGTGGGACCGTAGGTTGTCTCCAATAAGTGCTTTTGGTCCGGAAAGTTTTCCTGCATGGGGAATGACGACAGTCTTAAACCACTGACTGAAGCTGATGTGGTCGAACCACCCACTTGCAGTACAACTATAGTTCACACCACCTTTGCAGCACACTTCATTGCAACATGGTTTACCTCTATGTCCATTAGTTGTCCAGCTTTGGTACATGTTTAAAGCCTTGTAAACCACGAAGGGTGGCAAAAGTGTGCCATCTGCAGCACAACAAAACATAAGTGATATTGCTGATTTAGTTGTATTCATAATGTTGTCACAGTGTTTTGCACCCTTTACGAATACATGTTTCTTTCTACCCGGACTGTCTGTTAAGTTTGTTTCATCGTAGTTGAAGATATTTGATGGAGGAATGTCTTTCAGTTCTTTCTGTAGGTCTGTATGATATTCTCTCAACATCTCTTCACTAACTTCTGCTCTAGCGCGTTTGATGTTGTTAGCAATTCTCTCTGTCAGTGATGTACTGTGTCTCTTTAGAAATGAACGAAGCCAGTCAAGACCTGGGAGATTACTTTTAAATTGAGACACATCTCTCCCAGTAGATTCAAGATATGTTTTGATGACGATTCTAAGATCCATCCTCGTAAGGGGGAAGCCATATTGGGCGCATAGTATCAGCCGATTCACTAGTACTTTTTCTTCGTGCTCATTTAGGACACAGGGTCGTCCCATTTTGTCACCGTATTTACCCTTTAGTTTATTCACTAGAGTCCCTTTAGGTATTTTAAAGTCCTTGGCTGCTTTGTTAATTGATTTACGTCCACTTTTCACTGCTTCCATTGCCTCTTCTAGTGCCTCAGGGGAATACTTGTGGCACATCCTACCCGTCGAGCCCTTCACATACGTCCTTGGCATCTTGATATTATTGGAATCGTCTTACTAGCATGCAATCTGAAAGCAGAAGACCAAAAACCAAGCttagaaaaagataaaacatgCAGAATCTACGAAAACACTTGTATATATAGCCGATACACACATGGTCAACATTACCCAACCCAAATGGTCAACATTTGCCCCCAAATTAAATCCGTCCCTGTGCCATAACTCTTGCAATTAGGTGTTTTTTAATGGCAAAAATGGATTTTTCAGGTATTTTTTTATAAGgaaacctatttttttttcatttattggtatttgtctTTTAGTTATCAATATGATATAAATTGTCGCTTTCGAACAGTGTAAAATCTCCAAAATATTATCGACGAACGTTACTTTGGTCAGGGTCGTAACAGTTATATTTTaagtttctttaatatttttaaaTAATTCTATAAACATTTCTGATCATTTTGAGCTTTATCCCATGTTTCTAGCTTAAAATGGCAAAGCACAAttaatatttgaaggaaaatatttgcGTTAAAAAAAGTTTTGGTCAACATTACACCACGGGTCAACATTACCCAATGTTACTACCTATGCGTGGAGATGGTAAGAGTGGAGGAGGGTGTCTCAGTACAAGTAGTGAGTCTCGAGGTGAGCCTTCTGGTCTTTTCATGAAGTTATTTCAGTACACCTTGTCTAAAGATAGGAAGCTCTCAGAGATTATGCAAATGATTCCTCAGAATGCCTCCTATACTTCTGCTAGGATTCAAAATGAGATAATAGACATCATGAAAGACACTGTCATGGAGAATGTTGTTAATGATATCAAGGAGGCTGACATACCATTTTTTAGTATTAAGGCTGATGGAACTCGTGACCCTACTAACACAGAAAATATATCTGTAGTTGTAAGATATGTAAAGGGTGGTAAAGTAAAGGAGAGTCTAATTGGTATGCCAACAACAGATGATTATGATGCAGAAAGCCTGGCTTCCTTAATACTCAAAACACTAAATGAATGTGGACTAGACTGTAGTAATATATTATCTCAATGTTATGATGGAGCATCTGTGATGTCAGGTCAGCATGGAGGTGTTCAGAAAAAGCTGCAAGAAAAACTTCAAAAGCAAATCCCATATGTTCACTGTTTCAACCATCAACTTCACTTGGTTGTAGTACATGCAATTGGAATGCAAaacgatgtagaaatgttctttTCCGTTTGCAATAGCCTGTACAACTTTCTACGCCGTCCCAAACTTGTCAAGATTTATGATGGAACAAAACTCAAACGACTTTTGGAACAACGATGGTCAGGTCATTTAGGTACTGTATCTACTATCTTAGAAAACCATGAAAAAATTGTTGATGCACTTGAATCTTGTGAAGAAAATGGCTGTGATGCTGCAATTTGTATTGAGGCAACAGGTTTATTGAAGCAAATCAGAAGTAGGAAGTATATGTTCATTGCATATTGTGTTCATGCAGTCTTAAGTTTAATCAAACCTGCTGATAAGCTTCTCCAATCAAGTGATTGTGATTTGATGACTGGAACTAAACTGATTGAATCTGTGGTCTGCAACATAAAAGACATGAGGAATGATGTAGACATTTTCGAGGGAATCATTACAAAACTTTCAGATCGTAATCTCTAAACCTGAAGATGTACATAACATTCCAAAGCGGAGCCGCAAACTGCCTGCACATTTGGCAAAAGATTCTATTGTTGAGGCCAGTGTAGGGCATTCAGAAGATAGTAGCAATGCAAAAAGTGAGGCAACACTTTTCAGGCAAATATATTGCAGCATTGTAGATAACTGCCTTGGAGAGCTTAATGCTAGATTTGGCGAACGCAGTAGTGTCGTGACTGCTGCAATCTCATGCCTTTGGCCAGAACCCAGAGTGAGTTTCTTAGATCCTAAAAAAATTGCCCCATTAGCTTCTCTCATAGGTCTTAATACTGACTCATTTCAGCTCCAAAGTGAATGTCAAGTGGCAAGTACATTAATTGAAAGAGAATTTGATAGCAAATCACACAAAACTCTACATGATTTATGCTTGTTTCGTCATCCTTATAGGAAAGGATTCAATGAAGTCTACCAGTTGTATGCAGCTGCTCTCACATTTGGCTCTAGTAATGCTGTATGTGAAGAATCATTTTCAACACTCTCACGTGTACTAGTACCATACAGGCGATCTATGAcccataaaagaaaaaacaaccttGTATTGTTGTCATTTCTCTCTGACTACACTCAAAAAATTAATATGGATGAATTTCTCCATAAATTTGCTGCAAGAAGCAGGAAGATTCAGTTGTATTAAGAGCATCAGCAGACAGCAGATATGAAATTTATTTCAAATGTATGACATGCTACTTTGCATGATGTGTTTATTGGGGCTTGGAGTTGATAAGGAAAAGATTGGGCTATTTCTTATCTGGATACTTTGCATGATGTGTTTATTGGGGCTTGGAGTTGATGAGGAAAAGGTTGGGCTATTTCTTATCTGGATACTACTTTGCAAGATGTGTATATTGGGGCTTGGAGTTGATGAGGAAAAGGTTGGGCTATTTCTTATCTGGATACTACTTTGCATGATGTGTATATTGGGGCTTGGAGTTGATGAGGAAAAGGTTGGGCTATTTCTTATCTGGATACTACTTTGCATGATCTGTATATTGGGGCTTGGAGTTGATGAGGAAAAGGTTGGGCTATTTCTTATCTGGATACTACTTTGCATGATCTGTATATTGGGGCTTGGAGTTGATGAGGAAAAGGTTGGGCTATTTCTTATCTGGATACTACTTTGCATGATGTTTTTTTTGGGGCTTGTAGTTGATGAGGACATGGTTGGGCTATTTCTTATCTGGATACTTTGCATGATGTGTTTATTGGGGCTTGGAGTTGATGAGGAAAAGGTTGGGCTATTTCTTATCTGGATACTACTTTGCATGATGTGTATATTGGGGCTTTCAATGTTCTTGAGTTTGCTTTGTTTTCCATGATTTACACTTGCTTTAAATGTGTTGCTATGAAGAAAACATGTCTATATTTCTCATATTGGTACTTAATGATGTGCATATTGGCTACTGGGGTGTTGGGTTTTAAAAGTACATACCTATTTCTGATCAGTTTATTCTGTATGATGTGTATATTGAGGCTTTGAATATTCTTATGTGTTCTTTCATGGGTGGCCTTTCATGACTAGAGTTACTTTAAACTTGTTGTTATGAGAAAGCATGTCTATTTCTGATCTGGATGTTATGCAGTGTGTGTCTATTTGGGGCTTTCATTGTTCTTGGGTGTGCTTTATCTTCCATGATTTACACTTACCTTCAATGCCTTGTTGTTATGAGAAATGCATGCCTATTTATCTTCTGCATATTTTgaatgatgtgtattttgatcaGGGGCTTAACTTGGTTATGAAATATAAATGTCTTCCTGGTTTGGATACTGTGCATTATGTGTACTTTGAATAATGTGAATATTGATTGGGATTTTTAGTTGGTTATGAGAAATAAATGCCATTTTTTTATTTGGTTACTGTGCATGATGTGTATTGGGGTTTTCAGTGTTCCTGGCTGTGCTTTACCTTCCTTGATTTGCAATTGCTTTATATGTCTTGCTATGAGGAAGACATGCCTGTTTCTCGTCTGAGTAATTTGATGCGTATATTGGTATGTAGTCCTTAGAAACAATGCAGTCCTCGTCCtcataaataacgcatttaaattTGCTTAGTTTCAATGTCCTACTTGTGAAACATGATAAGGAAATAATATCTATTAAATTTGATTTGGTGTTTGCTATTACATTCCTTATTAAGTTCTCAATTATTAATGGGTTattagggatgtgtgtgtgtgtgtgtgtgtgtgtgtgtgtgtgtgtgtgtaatatatatatatatatatatatatatatatatatatatatatatatatatatatatatatatatatatatatatatatatatatgtagatatacTAAAATTAAAATCAGGTAAAATCTGTAAATCTGAGGTAATTTTCCTCATCATTTAAGGTAATACCAAAATgtatattctgagagagagagagagagagagagagagagagagagagagagagagagagagagagagagagagagagagagagataactgttTTTATTATATCCCAACTTTAGCCATGACAACTATGGACCCATGCATCGATATAGGTGGGACTAACTCTTTGCTCTATGCTACTGACAGCCTTCTCATGATCTGCCCCCCTTAATATTTCAATTGCCCCCCTATGGTTAGACTTCTGGGGACGGGCCTGAGCCCTTCATCTtgcaaagaagaggaagcttgAGCTGGATATTTTAGAGCAGGATCTTGCTATCAAGGCAGCAATCCGGCGGACGGAAGAGGCCAAGACAGCCATTGAAGAGGCCAAGGCTGCCTATTATAAGGCCCTGACCAAAAAACTTGGTTAATGGGAACAAGCTTGGCTTGGCAGCTTCTGCATCGATTATGATGAGATCAGGTACGCGACGGCTTCTTATTCTAAAATCaattaacatttctttgggttatttacgTAAGTTACAGAAAATTTGCTTTGCACCAGTCAGTAAAAAGGTGAACCTGGGCCTAAGTACTCATTAtattcatcatttaatattctaccaacaattaccgtgtcatcGGCATTTTTAATTATTGTGTAATTACTAAAACCACTTCAACAATCGTCCGTTTATAAGTTAAAAGCTTCATCTTCTGAGTATAAGCTAAAAGTTTATACACAAACGATTGTAGAAGTGCTTTTAGTAACtgcacaataataaaatatgccgatgacacggtaattgttggtaaaatattaaatgatgaatgtaatgagtacttaggcccaggttcaccttttcactgactggtgcaaatcaaagtttctggaacttaacgtaaataacccaaagaaatgttaattgattatagaataagaaaccgtcgcgtacctgatctcatcataattgatgcagaagctgcAGAGAGAGGGTGAAAGTATAAATATTTGGGTTTAATGATTAACAGTGATTTAAAAGGTAGCAGAAATACAAACATGGGAGTGAATAAATGTGATAGCTTCATTTTAAAAAATTTACACatatataaaaagataataagtatgtaggttgagtgcagaagcaaattaaatcaacaaaattaatcaTGGAGGAACATTGGATCAGGTGGACATAACCATGGAAGAGGtaacccatcacctccactcctgcTGTTACATTAGTTCTAGGAGAAACTGGCAGGTGGGAGAGGGGCGGCCAGGGTCAGCCAGGTCAGTCACGCCCgcatcttgccacacacactccaacacgtctcgcttcctctcataggtcAGCTATTTACTAACTTAAAATGAATTTATTTAGATAATTTGATAATCCAACAAGTGTCATGGTATTTATACGATTTTTTTGTATCCTAACTAAACAggataataacaaaaatttggTATAAATACCATGACACGACAATGTTGTATTCCAAAtttgtcaagtgttgtggtatgTATACAAAAGCTTTGTTATTATCATACAAACTAAATAATCATGAAACTATACccttattggattatcaaatTATCGAAATAAATTCATTTTAAGTTAGTAAATAGCTgacctatgagaggaagcgagacgtgttggagtgtgtgtggcaagatgcggggcggtgctgaccttggctgacccccctggcctcccctctctcacctgcCAGTTTCTCCTAGAACTATTATACACATTCCTTAGGACAGGGGACATGACACAAGTTGAAGTAAATAAATATTGATGTTATGCAATATGATTATTTTCTTACCCAAAACAGCAACTAATCATCCGCAggccttggttcgaatcccggccttggCAGTCAGTAGGCAGCCGACCCAGCTGTGTATACTTCTTTTCAGAATGTTTATTACACAGGTACATGCTGGGGCAAAATGGGGAAGGTAAAGTGTTAAGGTAAATGTTACCTAGGCCCTGTATTGGGTTAATGGGTTGTTTTGTCACTGGTTTGAAGGGCCAACAGGACAGAGACAGTACCAGAACAACAGCAGTTGTTCCAAAAATTACTTGATAactaacaatgaagaaaaaaactactAAAAAAATACAGCCAAGATAAGGGAggaattgtaattgtaattgactTTGTGTAAGTTGTTGTATCACCCGAAACGTCAAGAAACAGCCATCCATCC is drawn from Eriocheir sinensis breed Jianghai 21 unplaced genomic scaffold, ASM2467909v1 Scaffold385, whole genome shotgun sequence and contains these coding sequences:
- the LOC126992015 gene encoding uncharacterized protein LOC126992015, with amino-acid sequence MPRTYVKGSTGRMCHKYSPEALEEAMEAVKSGRKSINKAAKDFKIPKGTLVNKLKGKYGDKMGRPCVLNEHEEKVLVNRLILCAQYGFPLTRMDLRIVIKTYLESTGRDVSQFKSNLPGLDWLRSFLKRHSTSLTERIANNIKRARAEVSEEMLREYHTDLQKELKDIPPSNIFNYDETNLTDSPGRKKHVFVKGAKHCDNIMNTTKSAISLMFCCAADGTLLPPFVVYKALNMYQSWTTNGHRGKPCCNEVCCKGGVNYSCTASGWFDHISFSQWFKTVVIPHAGKLSGPKALIGDNLRSHFSYEVLALCEQHNIKFICLPPNATHLAQPLDVAVFRPLKQAWSDVVTKFKIDHPTSSCTNKILFPGLLKQLLLHPIINDNVHSSIKSGFRATGINPLSIDPLLKRLTGKKRKVGQEMSPEEETEAMDTSLTEFLKEARFPKKKNPAEQKTQRRGPKIKPGQVIPSSSLADVTFRHKKQRHAENPAQEDLNEPRPSTSGTSGTSSYISVSSVVQKSNKDLTVSDFVLVNVPKNRGGCKVFLAQVMSTVLPEDGSEKKFQIMYYKPVPGSDRTKFIPNHKDIDDIFLRDIKVKVQQPTLNQRDQYVFAESLDI